In Crassostrea angulata isolate pt1a10 chromosome 4, ASM2561291v2, whole genome shotgun sequence, one genomic interval encodes:
- the LOC128181983 gene encoding uncharacterized protein LOC128181983, translating to MDLLTLIKKKSSPLKKLEIAIEENNIKELKEVLESGEVDPNTEIQKHGGNCAVHIAAHKGLFLCVETLLEYGADPDKTNHFNLTPLYIALRRNYAKCVEILLRVNRVLMSIDPVWMQMDNAQRVWNDAKDIMICVLVKATPNLVRCRSNTRSNLFFLCKNKSMYGSLRSMTIAGYKFSDEEKTHFMKSSVEGDKSFYEWLDNYQKRPQRLMHYCRLTIRQSFCGNCNVFYGVEQLKIPRLLKNYIKIQDINEIDE from the coding sequence ATGGACCTGTTAACCTTGATCAAGAAGAAGTCATCGCCCCTTAAAAAGCTGGAAATTGCCATTGAAGAGAACAACATCAAGGAACTCAAAGAAGTGCTAGAAAGTGGTGAGGTGGATCCAAACACCGAAATACAGAAACACGGAGGGAACTGTGCTGTACACATTGCCGCGCATAAAGGCTTATTTCTCTGTGTAGAAACTTTGTTGGAGTATGGTGCAGACCCTGACAAAACCAACCATTTCAACCTAACACCCCTTTACATTGCACTCAGGAGAAACTATGCAAAATGTGTGGAGATTCTTTTACGAGTAAACCGAGTGCTTATGAGTATAGACCCGGTTTGGATGCAGATGGATAATGCTCAGAGAGTATGGAATGATGCTAAAGATATCATGATTTGTGTCTTGGTAAAAGCCACACCGAACTTAGTGAGGTGCAGGAGTAACACACGGAGTAATTTATTCTTTCTGTGTAAAAACAAAAGTATGTACGGTAGCCTGCGTTCTATGACAATTGCTGGATATAAATTTAGTGATGAAGAAAAAACCCACTTTATGAAGTCATCTGTTGAAGGAGACAAGTCTTTTTATGAATGGTTAGACAATTATCAAAAACGGCCTCAACGATTAATGCATTACTGTAGATTAACAATACGCCAAAGTTTTTGTGGCAATTGTAATGTGTTCTATGGTGTTGAGCAGTTAAAAATCCCTCGTCTTCTTAAGAACTATATTAAAATACAggatatcaatgaaattgatgaatga
- the LOC128181984 gene encoding protein FAM204A-like, whose translation MFSRVPPIPSALDEIASEEREQTGTDNPDSNDKIDSSIPKKPKHIRSDLWDKFKALEKKTDDVTRRSTEKRIKHLKKTLMQKIQDEITNEEDKDILRQHDVKFGPPVNDNSCPPRKRKHHENNREKDEEPKSNNEWKNIKGFLNVNDHLKGTDPGKYAPKTSLELKIDKSISEGDFERAEKLSDYMSTREFGKKIADAIDAKKFSEQSEEKMESSKEKKKKKLAWRFEHKQRWETKSAM comes from the exons ATGTTCAGCCGTGTCCCACCAATTCCTTCTGCATTGGATGAAATTGCCTCAGAAGAACGTGAGCAAACAGGAACAGACAATCCAGATTCAAACGATAAGATAGACAGTTCTATCCCCAAGAAACCAAAACATATCAGATCTGACCTATGGGAT aaattcaAGGCACTTGAGAAAAAGACAGATGACGTTACAAGAAGATCAACAGAGAAAAGAATAAAACATCTCAAAAAAACTTTGATGCAAAAaa TTCAAGATGAGATAACCAATGAAGAGGACAAAGACATATTACGCCAACATGATGTGAAGTTTGGACCCCCTGTAAATGATAATAGCTGTCCTCCCAGAAAGAGAAAGCATCATGAAAATAACAG AGAGAAAGATGAAGAACCAAAGAGCAACAATGAATGGAAGAACATTAAAGGATTTCTTAATGTGAATGATCATTTAAAGGGAACAGATCCTGGAAAGTATGCTCCCAAAACCTCACTGGAACTAAAGATAGACAAATCTATCAGTGAGGGAGATTTTGAAAGAGCTGAAAAACTTAGTGATTATATGTCAACGAGAGAG TTTGGAAAAAAGATAGCAGATGCTATAGATGCTAAAAAGTTCAGTGAGCAGTCGGAG GAGAAAATGGAATCCAgtaaagaaaagaagaaaaagaagttaGCCTGGAG GTTTGAACATAAACAGAGATGGGAAACAAAATCGGCCATGTAA
- the LOC128181686 gene encoding uncharacterized protein LOC128181686, translated as MASKRNVPKQLKKRNLDVADFHSDEEDDFCDMNRRGSNVSLSRVRSCPQLLEEQDGRHIKQSFENIVDDNVSAPMIQDCRSPRSPMVVQGFQFEPTCVTPGSATPTPPSSPGSQRSCLSQKDTPSTPVQNSSPITTPKIRRGSYSWRANISRGSSTESLDDEQVVPNVKIDLHSPLICENLQKHDRLSLNPQQNVSTEDTKYYEALQAGLVCDKPRHVKAISPQGQGQNDGELHSKCEMWLQTLNISQGDKIKSRSHIQLPPL; from the coding sequence ATGGCGTCGAAAAGAAATGTACCGAAACAGTTAAAGAAACGTAATTTAGATGTAGCTGATTTTCACAGTGACGAGGAAGATGATTTTTGCGATATGAATAGACGCGGATCGAATGTGTCCTTATCGAGAGTGCGATCCTGTCCCCAATTATTGGAGGAGCAAGATGGCCGACACATCAAACAGTCGTTTGAGAACATCGTGGACGATAATGTGAGCGCGCCAATGATACAAGATTGCCGTTCGCCGCGATCACCGATGGTCGTCCAGGGGTTCCAGTTCGAGCCGACCTGTGTAACCCCCGGGTCAGCTACACCAACGCCCCCTTCTTCTCCCGGAAGTCAAAGGAGTTGTCTGTCTCAGAAAGACACGCCTTCAACGCCCGTACAGAACAGCTCTCCGATAACAACGCCAAAAATCAGGAGAGGTAGCTACTCTTGGAGGGCAAACATAAGTCGCGGCTCCTCCACTGAGTCCTTGGATGACGAGCAAGTTGTTCCGAATGTCAAAATTGATCTACATTCGCCACTTATTTGCGAAAACTTACAGAAACACGACCGTTTGTCGTTGAATCCACAGCAGAACGTGAGTACAGAGGACACTAAGTATTACGAAGCCTTACAAGCCGGTTTAGTCTGTGATAAACCTCGTCATGTCAAGGCTATTTCTCCTCAGGGTCAAGGTCAAAATGACGGTGAATTACACAGCAAATGTGAGATGTGGCTCCAGACTCTAAATATATCGCAGGGAGACAAGATTAAATCCCGAAGTCATATACAGCTGCCACCTCTATGA